One Osmerus eperlanus chromosome 13, fOsmEpe2.1, whole genome shotgun sequence genomic region harbors:
- the slitrk2 gene encoding SLIT and NTRK-like protein 2 yields the protein MLNSVLLLSVLTVTSFSSKTESRKTSKDICKNRCACEEKENVLNINCENKGFTTVSQFQPPQNKICQLFLNGNFLSRLNANEFVNYGNVTSLHLGNNGLQEIKTGAFNGLRFLKRLHLNNNNLEIIKEETFAGLESLEYLQADYNYISAIEAGAFSKLNKLKVLILNDNLLLSLPNNVFRFVLLTHLDLRGNRLKTLPFAGVLEHIGGIMEIQLEENPWNCTCDLIPLKAWLDTISVYVGDIVCETPFRLHGKDITQLIKQDLCPRRNAGDSSHRAMQPPSDSQYQGLSPTLHPGITPTRAPKSSRPPKMRHHPTPRVTSNKNKHVFGPIMVYQTRSPVPMTCPSICVCTSQNPDSGLNINCQERKLHNITELNPKPSYPKKLHLTGNYLQTIYRTDLAEYSSLELLHLGNNRIAIIQDGAFENLANLRRLYLNGNYIESLSQSLFVGLQSLQYLYLEYNVIKDILPQTFNSLHNLQLLFLNNNLLRSLPDNVFGGTMLTRLNLRNNHFSHLPVCGVLDQLSAFIQIDLQENPWDCTCNIVALKNWMELSSTSVVVNEITCDSPSKHAGRLLRSLRNDAICPEPNEVTVTKAPTVSPSTDSTPSSSVTPADEEVPELHPEVPLSVLILGLLVVFILSVCFGAGLFAFVLKRRKGVESVPTSANNLDLNSFQVQYGSYNSEPTTDKAETHVYNYIPPPVGQMCQNPIYMQKDSEQVTYYRNLKELSFSTMNPKKQELSRSPGAFTISTVDFTDKQSCGNREPELLYQNIAERAKDLPSAGALNYTFCTLPKRPFVPPYESVRRHNQDRLNKTVLYGTPRKYYAEQSKNEHPLLPGKLKTEPDYLEVLEKQTAMSQL from the coding sequence ATGCTGAACAGCGTTTTGTTGCTCAGCGTTTTAACGGTGACCAGTTTCTCATCGAAGACGGAGAGCCGCAAAACTTCGAAAGATATCTGCAAGAATCGTTGCGCTTGCGAGGAAAAGGAGAATGTATTGAACATTAATTGTGAAAATAAAGGATTTACAACGGTCAGTCAATTTCAACCTCCTCAAAACAAAATTTGTCAACTCTTTCTCAACGGCAACTTCCTTTCCAGACTGAATGCCAACGAATTTGTAAATTATGGAAATGTCACGTCTCTTCATCTGGGCAATAACGGGTTACAGGAGATTAAAACAGGAGCTTTTAACGGACTGCGTTTTTTAAAACGACTTCATCTCAACAACAATAATTTGGAGATTATCAAGGAAGAAACGTTTGCCGGTTTGGAGAGTTTAGAGTATTTACAGGCAGATTATAATTACATCAGCGCAATAGAGGCAGGTGCGTTCAGCAAACTGAATAAACTCAAAGTCCTGATTCTAAACGACaaccttctgctctctctccctaacaatGTGTTCCGCTTCGTGCTGTTGACGCATTTGGATTTACGGGGTAATAGGCTAAAGACTCTGCCTTTTGCTGGTGTGCTAGAGCACATAGGTGGTATTATGGAGATTCAGCTGGAGGAGAACCCGTGGAATTGCACTTGTGATCTGATCCCTTTGAAAGCGTGGCTGGACACGATCTCAGTCTATGTAGGAGACATTGTATGTGAAACCCCCTTCAGGCTTCATGGAAAAGACATTACGCAACTAATCAAGCAGGATCTGTGCCCCCGGAGAAACGCTGGAGATTCCAGTCACCGCGCAATGCAGCCACCCTCCGACTCTCAATATCAGGgcctctcccctaccctccaCCCAGGCATCACCCCTACCCGGGCCCCCAAGTCCTCCCGCCCCCCTAAGATGAGACACCACCCAACCCCCCGCGTAACATCcaataaaaacaaacatgtttttgGGCCCATAATGGTTTACCAGACGAGATCGCCTGTCCCCATGACCTGCCCCAGTATATGTGTCTGCACCTCACAGAACCCAGATAGTGGATTAAACATCAACTGCCAGGAGCGAAAATTACACAACATTACTGAACTGAATCCCAAGCCCTCGTATCCAAAGAAGCTACACCTAACAGGTAATTACTTACAGACCATATACAGGACTGATCTGGCAGAATACAGCTCGCTGGAGCTGCTCCATTTAGGGAATAACAGAATCGCAATTATCCAAGATGGGGCTTTTGAAAATCTGGCTAATCTGAGGAGACTTTACCTCAATGGCAATTATATAGAGAGTCTCTCTCAATCCCTATTTGTGGGGCTGCAGAGCCTGCAGTACTTATACCTGGAATACAACGTCATTAAGGACATACTACCACAGACTTTTAACTCGCTCCACAACCTGCAGCTGCTGTTCCTGAATAACAATCTGTTAAGGTCCCTCCCCGATAATGTGTTTGGTGGTACGATGCTGACCAGGCTCAACCTGAGGAACAACCACTTCTCCCACCTGCCCGTGTGCGGAGTGCTGGACCAGCTCTCTGCCTTCATCCAGATCGACCTGCAGGAGAACCCCTGGGACTGCACATGCAACATCGTGGCCCTGAAGAACTGGATGGAGCTGTCCAGCACGAGCGTGGTGGTCAACGAGATCACGTGCGACTCGCCCTCCAAACACGCCGGGAGGCTGCTCAGGTCCCTGCGCAACGACGCCATCTGCCCCGAGCCTAACGAGGTCACGGTGACCAAGGCCCCGACCGTCAGCCCCAGCACCgactccacaccctcctcctcggTCACCCCGGCAGACGAGGAGGTCCCCGAGTTGCACCCCGAGGTGCCTTTATCGGTGCTCATCCTGGGGCTGCTCGTGGTCTTCATCCTGTCCGTGTGCTTCGGGGCCGGCCTGTTCGCGTTCGTACTCAAGCGTCGCAAGGGGGTGGAGAGCGTCCCGACCAGCGCCAACAACCTCGATCTAAACTCCTTCCAGGTGCAATACGGCTCCTACAACAGCGAGCCCACCACGGACAAAGCCGAGACCCATGTGTACAACTACATCCCTCCTCCCGTCGGGCAGATGTGCCAGAATCCCATTTACATGCAGAAGGACAGCGAGCAGGTGACCTACTACAGGAACCTGAAGGAGCTGAGCTTCAGCACCATGAACCCCAAGAAGCAGGAGCTGTCTCGCAGCCCCGGGGCGTTCACCATAAGCACAGTGGACTTTACGGACAAACAATCGTGTGGCAATCGAGAGCCCGAGCTGCTTTATCAGAACATTGCAGAGAGAGCCAAGGACCTGCCGTCAGCAGGAGCTCTGAACTACACTTTTTGCACTTTACCTAAAAGACCATTCGTTCCCCCGTACGAGTCGGTGAGACGACACAACCAGGACAGGTTAAATAAAACCGTTCTCTATGGGACTCCGAGAAAATATTACGCTGAACAATCAAAAAACGAGCACCCTCTGCTTCCCGGAAAACTAAAAACAGAACCAGACTACCTCGAAGTTCTGGAGAAACAAACTGCAATGAGTCAGTTGTAA